The genomic interval CTGGAAACATCGCGGAAACAAATGTTTCTTATACCTTAATACCGTTTATACCGGCAGTCCTCCGCCCCTTCCGTCCTCTCTTCCGAAAACACTGTCACCTATGTTAGACAATCTTACCCAGCGCCTCGCCAAAGTCGTCAAAACCATGCGCGGCGAAGCGCGTTTGACTGAAACCAATACCGCCGAAATGTTGCGTGAAGTCCGGTTGGCACTACTGGAAGCCGACGTCGCGCTGCCAGCCGTGCGCGAATTTATCGCCAACGTTAAGCAAAAAGCCTTAGGCGAGGAAGTCATCGCATCGCTGACGCCGGGCCAGGCGTTGGTCGGCGTGGTACAACGCGAATTAGCGTCGTTAATGGGCGCCGATCTGGGGCCGGAAGCATCGCAGCTTAACTTCGCCACGCAACCGCCAGCGATCATCCTGATGGCCGGTTTGCAAGGTGCAGGTAAAACTACGACGGTCGGTAAATTAGCGAAATATCTGCGCGAGCAGAAAAAGAAAAAAGTCCTGACCGTTTCTACCGACGTCTACCGTCCGGCAGCGATTGGACAGTTGAAAACGGTCACCGAACAAGTTGGCGCTGACTTCTTTCCGAGCCTGGTGACCGATAAACCGGTCGATATCGCACTGGCCGCACTCGATTTTGCCAAGCGCCATTATCACGATGTACTGATCATCGATACCGCCGGTCGCCTGGGTATCGACGAAGCGATGATGCAAGAAATCACCGCCGTTCATGCCGCTGTCAAACCTATCGAAACGCTGTTTGTAGTCGACGCCATGCTCGGTCAGGATGCGATCAACACAGCCAAGGCGTTCAATGATGCGCTGCCGCTGACCGGGATTGTGCTCACGAAACTGGATGGCGATGCGCGTGGCGGTGCTGCGCTGTCGGTACGTCACATTACTGGCAAGCCGATCAAATTTGCTGGTGTCGGCGAAAAGCTGGATGGTCTGGAAGCGTTTGATCCGTCACGCATGGCGAACCGGATTCTCGGCATGGGCGATATTCTGGCGCTGGTTGAAGAAGCTAAAAAAGGTGTCGACGTTGCTGCAGCGCAGGATCTGGCGCAGAAAATCAAAGGCGGCGGCAAGTTCGACCTGAATGATTTCAAGGCGCAATTAGGTCAAATGAAAAAAATGGGCGGCATGTCGAGTTTGCTGGATAAGCTGCCAGCACAGTTCCAGCAAGCCGCTGGCGGTGCAAATATGGATCAGGCAGAGAAGTCAGTTAGGCGCATGGAAGGGATGATCAATTCCATGACCGCACAAGAGCGCGCCAAGCCGGAGCTGATCAAAGCCTCGCGCAAACGCCGGATTGCCACTGGCGCGGGCGTCCAAGTGCAGGAAGTCAATCGCATGTTGTCGCAATTTGATCAAATGCAATCGATGATGAAAAAACTCAAGGGCGGCGGCATGATGAAAATGATGCGCAGCATGAAAGGCATGATGCCGGGCTTGAAATAGAACCGCGCCAAATCTTGCGTTGAAAGATTTGGTAACGATTTAATTCCGCGGAATAATCTATAAATCCTTGATTGATAAGGCTTTTGATCTCTGGACCAATGTTCGCCGAGCGCCCCAAAAGAGTGGAAACTCACTGCCACTTTATTGCAATATTTATCACGTGCAGAAAGCGCATTTAGTTCCCTAAAGCGCTATGAAAAGGCAGTGTATTTCAGCAGGCATCGCCGTCACACACAAAATCCTGCAAAAGCCATAAAAAACACTTGCGTCACTGCGAAAAGCGCACCACTATGGGCGATGCGTGATTGACGCATTTTTCACACTCTCTTCGTCAAGGAGGCTTAAAGATGGCCACAGCAAAAAAACCAGTAGTTGCAGAAAAAAAACCTGCAGCCGCTAAACCAGCAGTTAAAAAAGCAGCACCAGCAAAAGAAGTTGCAGCAGAGAAGCCAGCACGCAAGCCTAATGCAGCGTTCATGAAGCCAATGAAACCATCAGATGTTCTGGCTGCTGTTGTCGGCGCTGATCCGCTGCCACGCACTGAAGTTACCAAGAAAGTTTGGGAATACATCAAGAAGCACAATCTGCAAAATCCAGAAAATAAGCGCAACATCGATGCTGATGAAAAGCTGAAAGCTGTCTTTGGCGGCAAAAAACAAGTGTCTATGTTTGAAATGACTAAACTCATTTCTGCTCACTTGAGCAATGCTTAAGGTCTAGCTCAGCTAGATTAACTTAAGTGCCAAACAAAAACGCCCGCATTGCGCGGGTTTTTTTGTTTTTGGAACACATGAATTTGATAGTTGAGATTATTTGCCCGAGGGCGCTTCTGACGCTGTCGCGTTCTTAATTGCATGACCACTGCAAATATAAGAAGCGAGTTTCGACAGAATTACATCACGAAGAAATACCAAGACAGTGCTACGGCGACGCGCAACTTCAGGTCTGGGTGAATTGCAACTTAACGTTACTGCACAGCCACCGTGGTTTTGATCGGCACCGGCTCAAACTCCCAGCGCTTCCAGGCAGCCTGCACCGCATTCGGATATTCGGGCCGACCCCGGCTTCCGTTATAACGGCCTAGCGCCAGGTAGAGATTACCTTTTTCCATGTCCAGATACATACGCAAAATCGCGCAGCCATAGCGCAGATTGGTTTGTATATCAAATAATTTGCTGCGATCTGCGTCCCCGATTACACGGGTCCAAAACGGCATCACCTGCATCAACCCCTGCGCGCTAACGCTAGACATAGCGTATTTGCGAAATGCGGATTCCACCTGAATCAAGCCCAATACCATCGCCGGATCAAGTCCCGCTCGCTTGGATTCGTACCAGGTTGTTTCCAGAAATTCGGTACGCATTTGCGCATCGGGGAATTTCTTTTTTAGGCGCTCCGACATTTCCACCAGCCAGTAAAGGTACTGAATGCGCTGCTGGATATCGGTAAATTGCGGCTTCGGCGGTCGCCCGTCATTGATCGCCCGCGATAGCGCTAACCTTACTGAGTCGGCCATCGCCTCTTCTTTTTGATTCCCGGCATGCGCGACGCCACCGACCATCAATGTAGTCAGCACCATCGTCAAGCAGAGAAAAATACGGCCTGTCAAACGCAAGAAAACTCCTCGGAAAATCTCATTCAGAACGATTGATTTCCGAGGAAAGACCTCAAACAACAACCATTTCTCACGTATTGCGTGCCACGCATACAGCTTTCTTCGCCTCTGAGAAACACGCAATCAACCTCCAGCCAGATCAGACGCCCAGACGGGCTTTCACAAAACCCACCATCTCAGCCAATGGCACGCTAGTCGCCTCAGTATCACGACGACCTTGGTATTCTAGCTGACCATCTTTCAAACCACGATCACCCACTACGACGCGATGCGGAACGCCGATCAGCTCCCAATCGGCAAACATCGCACCCGGACGTTCGCCGCGATCATCCAGAATCACGTCAATGCCTGCCGCTTGCAAGGCTTCGTAGAGTTTATCGGTCTCGCTTTTAACCGCTTCGCTGCGATCATAGCCCATCGGGCAGAGAACAACTTCAAATGGCGCAATCGCGGTTGGCCAGATGATGCCCTTGTCATCATAATTCTGTTCAATGGCAGCGCCCAAAATCCGCGTGATACCAATGCCATAGCAGCCCATTTGCAATGGCTGCGGCTTGCCGTTTTCATCTAGAAAAGTAGCATTCATCGCTTCGGAATAAGCCGTCCCGAGCTGGAACACGTGACCGATTTCGATCCCGCGCTGAATCGCCAGCACGCCTTTGCCATCCGGCGATTGATCGCCTTCGACGACATTACGGATATCGACTACCAACGGTTCCGGCAAATCACGGCCCCAGTTGACGCCCGTCAAATGATAATCCACTTCATTCGCGCCGCAAACGAAGTCGTGCATGTTCGCCACGGTACGATCAGCGACGACATTAATCGGCTTTTTAGTATTGATCGGGCCCAAATAACCCGGTGGCGTACCGAACCATTCGACGATTTCTTCTTCGGTTGAAAAACGATATCCGGTCAGACCAGGGATATTATTCGCTTTGATTTCATTCAGCGCATGATCGCCCCGCAGCATCAGCAACCAAACTTGTTTGTCAGCAGGCTTTTTATCGGTCGCCGCTGTTTCAACTGTCAGCACGATGGATTTAATCGTGGCGCTTAGCGGAATATTCAATAATTCGGCGACTGCTTCACATTTGGCTTTACCAGGGGTCGCTGTTTTAGTCATTACCTGACTTGGCGCAGCACGACTTGCATCAACGGCCAGCGCTTCGGCGGCCTCCATATTTGCTGCGTAATCTGAGGTCGGGCAATACACAATCGCGTCTTCACCCGTTGCGGCGATCACATGAAATTCATGCGATGCAGTGCCGCCAATGGCGCCATTATCAGCGGCGACAGGACGGAATTGCAGACCGAAACGATTGAAAATCCGGATATAGGCGTCGTACATTACTTGATACGACTTTTTCAGGCCATCCAGGTCGCGATCGAAAGAATAAGCATCTTTCATCGTAAATTCACGACCGCGCATCAAACCGAAACGTGGACGGCGCTCATCGCGGAATTTAGTCTGAATGTGATAAAAATTGACCGGAAGTTTGCGATAAGAGCGCAATTCAGTGCGCGCAATATCGGTAATCACTTCTTCCGAGGTTGGCTGAATAATGAAATCACGACCATGCCGGTCTTTGACGCGCATCAGTTCATCGCCGTATTTTTGCCAACGGCCGGTTTCTTGCCAAAGTTCAGCAGGTTGTACAACTGGCATCAATAATTCAACCGCGCCGGAACGATTCATCTCTTCACGCACGATATTTTCGACTTTTCGAATCACGCGCAATCCCATCGGCATATAGGTATAGATACCAGAACCAAGGCGTTTAATCATGCCGGCGCGCATCATTAATTTATGGCTGACGATTTCAGCGTCGGATGGAGCTTCTTTAAGAGTCGATACAAAAAAAACGGGAGGCGCGCATAACGGTGAATTCTTTTTAAAAAGAGAGGGTTATAATCGACTCAATTTTAAAGGATTAGCTGGCTGATGCGCCCACTCTTTGCACAATTGATTGATGTTCTGCCCAGTTTCACCACTGGTTGGGACCTGCTATGCGTGGATTTACCCCTAAATGTCGTATTTAATTTAGAACGTAAG from Glaciimonas sp. PCH181 carries:
- the ffh gene encoding signal recognition particle protein — encoded protein: MLDNLTQRLAKVVKTMRGEARLTETNTAEMLREVRLALLEADVALPAVREFIANVKQKALGEEVIASLTPGQALVGVVQRELASLMGADLGPEASQLNFATQPPAIILMAGLQGAGKTTTVGKLAKYLREQKKKKVLTVSTDVYRPAAIGQLKTVTEQVGADFFPSLVTDKPVDIALAALDFAKRHYHDVLIIDTAGRLGIDEAMMQEITAVHAAVKPIETLFVVDAMLGQDAINTAKAFNDALPLTGIVLTKLDGDARGGAALSVRHITGKPIKFAGVGEKLDGLEAFDPSRMANRILGMGDILALVEEAKKGVDVAAAQDLAQKIKGGGKFDLNDFKAQLGQMKKMGGMSSLLDKLPAQFQQAAGGANMDQAEKSVRRMEGMINSMTAQERAKPELIKASRKRRIATGAGVQVQEVNRMLSQFDQMQSMMKKLKGGGMMKMMRSMKGMMPGLK
- a CDS encoding SWIB/MDM2 domain-containing protein produces the protein MATAKKPVVAEKKPAAAKPAVKKAAPAKEVAAEKPARKPNAAFMKPMKPSDVLAAVVGADPLPRTEVTKKVWEYIKKHNLQNPENKRNIDADEKLKAVFGGKKQVSMFEMTKLISAHLSNA
- a CDS encoding lytic transglycosylase domain-containing protein, with amino-acid sequence MVLTTLMVGGVAHAGNQKEEAMADSVRLALSRAINDGRPPKPQFTDIQQRIQYLYWLVEMSERLKKKFPDAQMRTEFLETTWYESKRAGLDPAMVLGLIQVESAFRKYAMSSVSAQGLMQVMPFWTRVIGDADRSKLFDIQTNLRYGCAILRMYLDMEKGNLYLALGRYNGSRGRPEYPNAVQAAWKRWEFEPVPIKTTVAVQ